A window of Castanea sativa cultivar Marrone di Chiusa Pesio chromosome 1, ASM4071231v1 contains these coding sequences:
- the LOC142606761 gene encoding uncharacterized protein LOC142606761 has translation MEKAQEHKQNQYEKPKSHVWDCGSTLYDSFELNSFKRQLDSAMATRTFSMSRIPDRQAPPPPPPSQASKSKKTSKLSRSLHKFLRSVFKPKPSPSSVVRVQDQPKDGFYFVYDKSGALTTIPEAPEIDFSKLSPEVGSLVRKSASERFTATPIGISCA, from the coding sequence ATGGAGaaagctcaagaacacaaacaaaatCAATATGAAAAACCCAAGTCCCATGTATGGGATTGTGGTAGCACACTCTATGACTCCTTTGAGCTCAACTCTTTCAAACGCCAGCTTGATTCGGCTATGGCTACAAGAACCTTTTCCATGTCACGAATACCTGATCGTCAagcacctcctcctcctcctccatcacAAGCTTCCAAGTCCAAAAAGACCTCGAAGCTATCCCGGTCACTTCACAAGTTTCTCAGGTCAGTGTTCAAGCCAAAACCATCTCCTAGTTCTGTGGTTCGAGTTCAAGATCAACCCAAGGATGGATTTTACTTCGTTTACGATAAGTCCGGGGCACTTACCACCATTCCTGAAGCTCCTGAGATTGATTTTAGTAAGCTTTCGCCGGAAGTCGGTTCCTTGGTAAGAAAGTCAGCCTCAGAGCGGTTTACAGCTACTCCTATTGGTATTTCATGTGCTTAG